CCTTTGGCAATAGAAGCAAAAAAGATCAATAGAAAAACAGTAAAAAGATTTTCTTTAAAAATTGACCTTCCAAAAAAACCAATTATATACCCAAGAGCCATTTTGGGGAAAGCCAGTAATCCTAATGGTGAGTTTGAAATTGCATCATGCAATAGTCCACCTACAAACCCAGTGACCTCACCATATAATGAGCCAAAGCTATAGGCAAAATATACAACAACTATAAAAACCAGGTCAGGTTTAACTCCACCTATTCTTAAGACATCAAAAGAAGAATGCCCCTGTATTATAAGCGATGCCAGCAATAGAGCCCCTGTTATTATATACATTAAAATCATAGTTGTGATTCATCCTGAATTAATTTTAAAATCTCTTTATCCGGCTCTTTTTTTATGACAACAACATTCTCAATAAGGTCAAAATTGATATACGGTTTAACAAGAACACGCTGAAATGCACCAGATTCAGATGGGAATGATTTAACTGCAACTCCCACAAGTAACCCTTGAGGGAATACACCACCCTGCCCCGAAGTGATAACTATATCACCTGGCTTGATAGTTGCTGTTTTATCAACATAATCAATGACACATAATTTACCAATAGCCGAATACCCACTTAAAAGACCGGGATATCTGCTTTCCTGAAAAACAACCCCTATCTTTAAATCAGGAGAAATAATTGGCAGAATGCGTGATATTGAACCTCGTACTTCAATAATTTTGCCAACTATTGCTTTTTCATCACCAAAAAATGCAACTACCGGCATATTGACTTCTATTCCGTCAGAACTACCTCTATTAATAATTATTGTTCTGAACCAGTTATCAGGATCTTTTGATATTATTGTAGCCAAAACTGTGTCATACTTTAGCCGTTGTTTAAGGCCTAAAAGGTTCCTCAGTTGCTCGTTTTCTCTCTTTATTTCTTCAAGCTCTTCTGCAACAGATTCATACTGCTGCAAGCGTAATCTTGTTTTTTCTAATTCTTCCTGCGCATTTCGTAATTGTGAAAAACCTGACCAAAGTAAGGAAATATTTGTCTGTACAGCATGGTAAAATTTCTGGAATGGGAAAATAACAGCATTACCAGCTCCCTCCACAACATTTGTCACTCCAGACGATTGTAAAGAGAGTGATATAAAACAAAATAGAGAAAATAGTATAAATAATACAATTGTTTTGTGCTTTATAAAAAAATCCACAACAAACCCATCATTTTAAGTATAAAATAAATACTCCTGCATTATATGCAAGAGCATTTGTATATAGAATGAATTACAGCCAGAACTACTTCAGGTTAGAGCGGTAAAGATTTTTAATTTCCTCTAAGAATTTGCCTGCCCCCATGACCACACAGGTTAAAGGATTTTCAGCTCTTATAACCGGGACACCTGTTTCTTTGCTGATATACTTATCTAGACCTTTAAGCAATGATCCACCACCTGAAAGTACAATTCCACGCTCTACTATATCAGCTGCAAGTTCAGGAGGAGTGCGTTCCAGGGTATGCTTGATAGCATCTAAAATCTGGTCTACAGGCTCTTTTAATGCTTTTCGTATTTCAGTAGAATCTATCTCCAATGTGCGTGGCAAACCCGAGATAGCATCACGACCTTTTAATTCCATGGTTTCAATCTTCTTTTCAGGGAAAGCATTGCCAAGTCTAAATTTCACATCCTCCGCCATCCGTTCGCCAATAACCAGGTTGTACTGAGTTCGCATATATTTTATAATTGCTTCATCAAATTCATCACCAGCAATCCTTACTGAATCAGCGATAACCATCCCACCCAATGATATAACAGCAATTTCAGTTGTGCCGCCGCCAATATCAACAATCATGTGACCAGCTGGTTCATGAATTGGGATGTTGGCACCTATTGCTGCCGCCAGTGCTTCTTCAATGAGATATATTTCCCTGGCACCAGCCTGTTCAGCAGACTCCCTGACAGCACGTTTTTCAACTTCGGTAATGCCTGATGGCACACCTATAACAACCCTTGGGCGAACCAGAGTAGTACGTTTATGTACTTTCTGTATGAAATATCGTATCATTTTTTCTACAGTTTCAAAATCAGCAATAACACCGTCTTTCATTGGGCGTATTGCAACTATATCACCAGGAGTTCTTCCAAGCATCCTTTTTGCTTCATGTCCAACTGCTAAAACCTTACCGGTACTGGTCTGAACAGCAACAACAGAAGGTTCACTCAAAACAATTCCCTGCCCCTTTACGTGAACCAGAGTATTTGCAGTTCCTAAATCTATCCCCATATCATTTGAAAATAAACTATAAACTGAATCGAAGATCATAATAAGTTTACCTTTTAGTCAAAAAATTGATTATCAGTATATTATGTGCAATTGAATGATACTTTACGGCCGTTTTTGTCAAGCGATTATCATTAAATTTTTTTATCAAAAATGAAAAAAGATTACATTATCCCCAGTAATCGCTTTGCTTCGGCATTTTCTGAATCAAGCAAAAGAACCTCACTCCATAACGCCTTTGCCTGAGATACATTCCCAACAGCTGAATATACTTTCCCTAACCAAAGTTTACACTGAACATCATGAGCATCAATCTGGAGAGCAGCATTCAGGTGTTCAAGAGATTGATCATATACACCTTTTCTATAAAATATCTTTCCCAATTCAATATGAACTTCTTTAATAATAGTATTATCCCTGGAATTTTGGAGTATATTTCTATACTGGATTATAGCATTACTCTGCTGATTGGCATAAAGATATGATGCGGCTAAAAACATTCTTCCTTCAATATTATCTGAAATGCCCTTGGATTTTACAAGCTCAATCCCTTCTTCATAATGCCCACTTTTTATGGCTATAAGGGAATACATTCTGATATTATGTAAGGATAATTTTTGTATATTTGAAACTTTTTGAATAATAGTATATATTTCATTAATTGGATAATACCCACTTAAATACAAAGATGCAGCCTGAACAACCCTTGTATTGTCATCAATTGAAGACCTGCCTCCCAGAGCTATCCCTTTATTAATGGCTTTTACAGATAAAAGAAAATACTGGCGTATATTAGCAGAAAAATTCTGTAATACTGATTCATCATATAACGAATAAATTGGTTTATTTAAAAGGCTATATGCATAATTACAATATGATTCTCCCAGTAAATAATATGCATCTGAACTCAACGGATTGCTTTCAGCGTATTTATATGCTGCATTGCAGAGATCTTTTAACTGCTGCTGGCGAATGGTAATATCTGGCTGCTTTGAAGCTATCTCAATTTTTTCCTGTAATTTATTTATTGTATACTTCCAGAAGAAAATATATTGATGATACTGGTGCACAACATAAACAGCAGCAATTATCAATAGTATATTCACAACCCATTTTGTTGTAATTTTTTTTCTCTGTTTTGATTTATAGCGATAGTACATGATAAAAACCCATCCTTAGAATTAAGATTTGGTAAAATTGGAATATTCTTTTTCAATATTCAGTAATATATCAGACTCTTCATTAAGAACAATACAATTAACGGTATTTTTGCCTTTTATTGTAAATAACATGTAATTATCGTGTGCTTTCATAGAAGCAATACGATAAAAGTCATAGCGATATAATTTATTATTAATTGTAATATTTATTCCCTGCTGTACATATTCCAAATAACCCAATCCAACCCTGGTCAGGAAACTCCAGTCATGTGAAGTCAGATGATCAGAAACAGCACCAATTGTTCCACTGCTATCAATTTACAGAATAACCTCATACCCTTTTCTGGCATCTTGAGATTGCAATACACTTTCTTTATCTTTAGTCTTATTCAAAGAATCTTTTTTAGGTTTGGTTGAAATTTCATGGGTTACATCAATATCAATATCAATATCAGGTAAATCATTAAGATCTTCTTTATCAATATGTGAATTTAATGTGCTATCTGTTTTGTGATGTCTGGGTGAAGAAAAATCCTCATCAAAATTAGGTACAAATCTATCATGCGGGATCGTTTTTTTTATAGAAACTTCAAAAAACTCAGAATACAATACAAGTAAAACACCTGTTATGACTGATGCAACTGCTGCATATAATAAAATCATTTTGCTATCCCGAATGGTAATAATAAAATATAGTGAAAGATAAATATTATAGTAACCATCTGAAATAAGACATCCAGATTAATACATTATTACAAAAAAATTAGGCGTTTTCCTATACTTATTGTCGAAATTATAAATTTACAAGTCAAGGATTAATTGCAAAAATTATGGTATTTTCCATAAACCAGCTTTAAGGTATGGCTGGTTTTTGAAGGGAAAATCTTCTGGTTCATGTTCTAAAAACTCTAATTTCCAATGGTGTGGATGTAATGACCGGTAGTCTTGTACACTCAGGGAAACGGCATTGATTGTTGTTAGGGCATACCCGCCTTGTGCAATAGTATCAATGAATGATAGATAGTCCCTATAATGTGCTTTAACACTGAAATTTTGCTTTTTATTTCTTGAAAACGTTGGGGGGTCAAATATAACAAAATCAAAATGCACTTTTTGCTTTACCTGTTTTTTTAAATACTGTCTGCAGTCTAATTTAATAAAATCTCTTAAGTCAAACTGAATATCATTTAATACATAATTCTGTTTTGCTCTATTCAAAACCGTTTGTGAGATATCTACATTAACCGCATACTGTAAGCCATTTTTTAGCGAATGAACTGAAAACAACCCTGTATAGCAAAAAAGGTTACATAATCTCCCACCATTTTGATAATAATTGACCATTGTTTCACGCACCTTTCGCATATCAAGAAAAACACCCGTATTCTGTCCATGAATAAGATCCACATATGCTGCGATATTATTTTGTTTAATTGCAAAATTATCTGGCGGCAGGTTCCCATCCACAAGAATGCTTGTGCGCAAGTTTATAATTTGCTGGGGGTCATTAACTTTGGTTCTATCTTTAAGCAATATCCCATTAACAGGAATATGTATTGAATTAAGGATTTTTTTACAATCATTACATAATTTGAGATAGTCTTGATACAATGAACTATCGTACAATTGTAACAACACAAAACCATTATAATAATCAATAATAAGGCCTTCACAATTATCGCCAGCACTATTGAATAGCCTGAAAGCATTGGTTTGATTGCTTTTAAAAAGATGTTTTCGCTTTTGTATAGCCTGTTCTATGATTTTAAAAGATGGCATTTACCGTGTAATACTATCTAAGGTTTCTTTAATACGATTTTCAAGAGCATGAAAATCGCTAGCGTCAATCAATGCACTATCAACAATATACGACATACCGCAGGCAATAACATTAGGAATTGATAAATACTGTTTAATGCCGGAAGGCATAATACCGCCTGTTGGTATAATGGAAAAGGAATACTTTACAAACGGCTCTGTAATTGCTTTAAGATACTTAACGCCACCAGCATATTCTGCTGGGAAAAATTTCAGCATGGTACAACCCAACTGTAAAGCATGTGAAAGCTCAGTGGGCGTAGTAAAACCAGGTATGTATTGTATATCCGTAAACCTGTGCGATAGTTCTATCAACGAGTCACTGATGGAAGGCGATACTATAAATGCAGCCCCAGCATCAATTGCGGCCTTAAAGTCATCCTGGTTTAACACGCTTCCTGCTCCTATCACCATCTGCGGGAATGATTTTTTAAGTGCAGTGATGCATTCAATTGCCTGTGGTGTGCGCAGTGTAACCTCAATACAGTTTATGCCATGTTGATGTAATATTTTGGCAATAGTTACTATTTTGGAACTATCGCTAAAAATACCAATTGGAATGACTGGAACTGTAAGGTTAAACTGCATGGTATGTAAGAACTTACAATGAAAGCCGTGGATACCGCAATTCTATCTTGTTGCCATCCGGATCAGTAAAAACAACCAGACGACCTTTACGAATATTTTCAGGTCCAAAAACTATGGGAATATTTTTTTCCTCTAATTCATCAAGCGCATCATCAAAATCTTCTTCATCAATATAAAAGCATATATGGCTTTTTGAGTTCTCGGGAGCTTTGTAGTCTTTTACTTCTGCAAGCTTAATTAAAATATCACCAACTTTTATATACGCTTCACTTGCATTGCTTGCCCTTTCAACCACTTCAAAATCAAACAAATCACTATAAAATTCAATAGCCCTATCCAGATCAGAAACAGTTACACCTATGTGGTCAACATTCTCTATTACTATCATTTTTATTTCTCCTTTTCAATTACTTGATATATAAAATTACTGATCCTGTTATTCAGTATTATTTGTGAAAGTCATATTCAACCACGTTTTAAAACTCTTTTACGTATTGTCAATTATTTAAAACTATTCACATGAAAAATATTTTCCATTTTATTCAACAGTAACACTTTTTGCTAAATTTCTTGGTTGATCTACATTGCACCCACGTAAGACTGCAATATGATATGCCAAAAGCTGTAAAGGAATAACTGTTAAAAGTGGTGATACAATCTTACGAGTTCCCGGAACATATAATACATGATCAGCATATTTTTCAATGTCTTCATCACCTTCGGTAGCAATTGCAATGATTTTACCTTTGCGGGCTTTGACTTCCTGCATGTTGCTTATAACTTTTTGGTAAACCTCATCTTTTATTGCAATAAACACAACCGGCATATTTTCATCAATAAGGGCGATAGGCCCATGCTTCATTTCTGCAGCAGGATAGCCCTCAGCATGGATATACGAAATTTCTTTCAGCTTCAATGCTCCTTCAAGAGCCACCGGAAATTGAATTCCCCTTCCTAAATACAGAAAATTACGGTGATCTTTATATAATTGTGCAATTTTTTTTATTTCATCATTCTTATCAAGAATCTGCTTAACATGTTGCGGTGCATTTATCAATTCCTGCAAAAACTCCCTTCCCGCATCAGCTGTCATATACTTTCTTCGTGCTAAATAAAATGTAAGTAATATGAGTACGGTAATCTGGGATGTGAACGCTTTGGTGGAAGCAACACCTATCTCAGGACCTGCATGGATATATACACCGCCATCACTTTCCCGTGCAATGGTGCTTCCCACAACATTGGTTATACCAAGTACCTTAACTCCACGGGCCTTTGCTTCACGCAATGCAGCTAACGTGTCGGCTGTTTCCCCTGACTGGCTTATGACAATAACTAAATCACCTTTATCAAGTATAGGGCTTCTATACCTGAATTCTGATGCATATTCAACTTCAACCGGTATTCGTGCATACTCTTCAATAAGATATTCACCTATTAATCCAGCATGCCAGGATGTACCACATGCAATAAAGATAATTCTTCTGATTGCATTTAATTCATCTTCAGTTAATCGTAAACCATCCAACCGTGTTTTGCCTTCATCCAGTAGAATTCTTCCTCTGAAAGCATTCTGTATTGTTTCAGGTTGCTCAAATATTTCTTTAAGCATAAAGTGGGCAAAACCCTGTTTTTCAATATCAGCAATATCCCAGTCAATTTTGTCAGTATGCTTTTCAACTGCTTGCTTCTTTAAATCAAAGGTTTTAACCCCATTCTTAGTAATTTCAATTATTTCGCCATCAGATACATATATGACATTACGGGTATGTTCCACTATGGCACTGGCATCAGATGCCACTATCATTTCACCATCACCCACACCAATGATTAATGGGCTGCCATTACGTGCAGCAACTATTTTATCCGGTTCTTTTTTTGAAATCACGACAATGCCATACGTCCCCTCAACTTTGGTTAATGTCTTCTGAACTGCATCTACCAGTGGCATTGTCTGGTGATAATATTCAATAAGATGTACAAGAACTTCTGTATCTGTTTCACTTTTGATTGTATGATCATGCTGTATAAGAATTTTTTTGATGGCTGCATAATTTTCTATAATGCCATTGTGCACCAGAGCTATCTCACCATTACAATCAGTATGAGGATGTGCATTGACATCATTTGGCTCACCATGTGTGGCCCACCTTGTATGCCCAATCCCAACGTTAAAATTTTTAAATTCGTCATAATTTAAAATGTCATTGAGCTCAGAAACTTTACCTTTTTGTTTTTGTACAATTAGTTTATTATTGAGTGCGGCAATACCCACAGAGTCATAACCCCTGTATTCAAGGCGGCGCAATCCATTAATAAGAACTTCTGCTACGTTTTTATTGCCAATATAACCAACAATGCCACACATAAAATTTCTCCTTGAAAATAGGAATTTAAAATTTTCATTACAAACCTGATCCCCCATCTAATGTTATATTTAGATTTTGAATAAATCCTTTAATACATTGAGTATACGGTTCAGGTTAACATGCTGTTTCATGATGACTTTTGCCAAAAATATTTTCATCATTAATTAATACAATTAATACAAATAATACAGGTAATCATATAAATAAGGGAACTTCTAAAAAACTGTTTTTTTGGATGTTCCCTTATGGGCACCATACATATGATAAAACCACTTTCTATTATATGAATAATTTGGGAGGAAAGCAGTTTTTAAAGGTGCTCATAATATTCCATGTTTAACTATATCGCCACGCATGTGGTTATTAATGATTTAATTATAAACTATCTTTTTACAAAAAGCAAAACATTTTTTATATTTGTTATTTATTAACAGCAATGGGGCTTTAAAGCCCCATTGGTATTATACTTCAACTATTGCTTCAGCGGGACAGACATCAACACATGTACCACATTCTGTACAAGCATCCTGGTCTATAACATATCTATCTTTGCCTTCAGAAATTGCCTGAGATGGGCATTCAGCGGCACAGGTTCCACACATTGTACATTCTTCAGTAATTTTATAAGCCATGTGTATATCCTCCTGAAATTATAATGGTAACTATACGTATAACAATTAAAATAAATTAGTAGCACATTTTTATTGTAAAACAAAATTTATAGAAATATTCATGCCAAGATTGTTAAAATAAAAAAAGATTATTGATAAAGCTAATTTATTATGTCTAACAGTCATTTCAATGAAATTAAAAATATATGATTATTTTACAATTATATTTTATGTATTTATGAAAAAAAGTGATTATATATACCTTTTAGTCGGTTTTTATATTGACTTTTTTATTGGCTTAATTTTTTATTATTATAGTACTATATTATAATCTAATGAGTGATTATTCACTCATTTTGCCATTGCATATATATCCAATTATATTTTTTATTAAAGGGGGTTCTATGAAATATATTTCAAAAATCACTGTTGTATTACTGCTAATTTTTACATGTTCAGCAGTTTTTGCAGGTCAATGGGTTTACAAACCAATGAGTATTAATGCCCAAAAAGGCGATATTATCCTTTCAACAAGCCCGGGTTTTATTATGGACCTTCTGGCAATTTTAGGTTGCTACTGGAGTCACAGTGGGATGGCTGTTGATAATGGCTTCAATATTCGCCATAACACCATGTATGTCAGTGAAGTACCTATTGAATATAATTACATCTGGTTTATCAAAACAACACCAAAACGCATGGATCCTACCCGATTAAGCAATGGACTGCCGGGAATACTTACTGAAGATATTGACACAACCTACAATGTAACAAAGAATTTCCATGCTGCAGGCGGTGCTGTATTAAAACCAACAGCTGCAAATGAAGCATTATACAGACAGTATTTGCAGTTAGCGGCCGATAAGATGCTGTATGTTAAAGCATATTACCGTGTTAATGCATATGTTAATATGTATCAGCTTGATTATGCTAATTATTACATAACAGGCCGTGGTAATCACTGCTCCGGTACTTGCTGGTATGCCAATTACTTTGCAGGAAAGACCATGAATGTTGCCTATATCCCTCCTTCACTGGTAACTCAATGTGCCTACAATCTTTATAATTCAGTAAAGAATATGGTAAGGGATGAAGCCGGTGGCTTTGGAGCATTCATCATAGACATTGAGGGCCTCTTTGGCACTGGTGCTGACGAAAAAATAGCAAATCAGATTGTAAACACTTTTGGCTGGGATAGGTCATGGGATACATCTTCATACTGGAGAAGCTATATTAACCAGAAATCCGCAACAGCTAATGCTCCTGATCATCTGTTGCTATATACATACACCAATCCTGCTGGATATAATCCTGGTGTACAAACTACCTCCTCTTCATACTATGGGCAGGTTGATCCCCTGGTTATTACCTCCGGATACTACTACTGGGTGGATTAACTGCATGAACACAACAATCCCGGGTGTTATTTTTGCCCGGGATTTTTTTATTTGTTACATTAATGTACTATAATGAACTATCGCTAAATATAAAATTATTTTATTTAATACTCATTTGAATCTATTGGATAACACAGGGTACTATTTATGAAACGCACTTACATTGTAACTGGAATCATTATTTTTTGTATAGCAGTATTTTTATTAATTCTATCTGTTCATAACACCAATCAACAGGATGATATTTCTTCAAAAACACAATCTCTGCTTAATGTGTTCCAATTTATGTCTGCACCTGAACCACAAGAAGAAGTTCCTCCCGTTGACCCTGAAAAGGTTGAAACATATGAAATTGAACAGGCAAATTTTATTAAAGAGATAATACTGGAAAAAAATCCTGTATGCGCAGGTGAAGATTTTAAAGTTACTGTTATTGCCAAAAATCCTTTTGGACCTGATGCACATTTAGTGTATCGCATTAGCAACAAACTGGGCAATCCTGCAATTTTACGGTTTACCAAGGCAGGTTTACGCGAATTCTATGTAACAGTACGTGATGAAGGCAAACATATTGATATGCGTAAAGTCCAGATAAACGTTGTGGATTGTGCCGATAAACCAATAGTTACATTGAGTGCGCGGTTACATAATCTTGAACCTGAATCAGCAATATTTGAAGTCATCTCACAGAAAGGGCTGTCCGGTAAATGTACCTATGATTGGGATTTTGGCGATGGTACATACGCAACAACACAAACGGGATATATTACTCATAGTTACGCCTCACGTGATCAGAAAGGATTACAGTCAAGCTTTATAGCACAGGTCAAGGTAACTGATGCTAACGGAATATCTGCTATTGGCAGAGGCAGTATTTCATTCCCTAATGTCCATTATCTATCCAATCTTATGGGAAATCCAGTAATTCCAGTTCTTTATAATAAATTTCCAGCCATTGATAATGCTTACATCACTGTTGAAATTAATATAAAAAATATTTTTGATGAACCAGTTGCGTTCAATACTGCTGTCCTTGAATGCAGGCCATGCAATACTACACTTTCACCTGATTATAAAAATATTAATCCCGACCAAATTTTAGAATCAACATATATAGCTCCAAAATCGTCCGTGAAACAATTGCTGAAAGTGCCAAAATCATTATTACCCAGGTCTACATGCAATCTCAATATTACATTATCAGGGCCATATCCTGATAAACGTGAAGTATATGCAAAGATTTTTCTCAATATACCTCCACAGTCAAAAGATGATATTGACACATCACGGGATAAAATAATTACTGACGATGAAATGATACAAAAGCTTAATAAAGCGGCTCAAATACTGGGAAAAGACAAGCCTATAACACCACAGGATATACAAAAATTAGAGCGTGAAGGTAAATTATAAGGGAACTTCTAAAAACTGTTTTTGCGGATGTTCCCTTGTGGGCACAGTATATAAGATAAAACTGCTTTCTATTATATACATAATTTCGGAAGAAAGCAGTTTTTTTTAGGTGCCCATAAAATATTTATGCTAACAGTATAAACAGCAACATAGCAATAACAATTAAACCTGCTACAATTCCAATAACCAGGCTTGTTTTTGAAGAAGTAGCCTCTTCATCGGTAACTGCAAGTTTAGTTTTTACTTTTATATCCTGTTCTTCTGTTGCTTTGCCATAAAGGCTTTCGGTAATTTTTGCAAAAAGAGTATACCCCTTTTTCTTATTATAATTTACTGAATAAACTTCAGCTTCAATTGGGGTGTTTTTATTGTCAACAATCAAATTCAATGTTTTAGCAATATCATATCCATACGGGGTTGATGTATCGATTAATACATAAATAAGATCTCCTTTTTGCAATTGTGAAACCTTTTTGCCACTAGTTGGCGATAATACTAAATCAACTGCAACCAGCTTTTTATCAAATTTACTATCGCCCTCCCCTTGATCTTCCTTTTTGTCAAACTGCGAAGGGTTATACAGCATATGAAACCTGATAACATCTGTGCGGTGCAATTCAGCTCGTACCTGAATATCTTTAAATTGCTGTAACAAAGATGCAAACAACTGGCTGGCTAAACCTGATGCTTCATGTTCAATTGCATGTATTAAAGCATCAACATCTACTTTCCATAAATTTGACTGAATTTCATGCTGAACAGGTGTAAATCTGTTTGTTTTTTGTGCTGCCTTAACAATTCTGCTAAATAGATCATATAATGTATCACCACTTTTTACTTCAGATTGTACCACACTGGTATCATCTAACCAGCAAAAGCAATATAACAATTTGTGTGTTGTACAATTGACAAAGCAAAAACAAATTCCGCTAAATTGGCTTGAATCAAGGTAAAGCATAGTAATGCCAATATCTTGTTTGCTTTTTTTTATAGATTCCTCAGCTACCTGTCTATCATTATCATAATACCGTTCTGCAATTTCCACCTGCTGAGACAACGTTAA
The Spirochaetota bacterium genome window above contains:
- the mreD gene encoding rod shape-determining protein MreD, which codes for MILMYIITGALLLASLIIQGHSSFDVLRIGGVKPDLVFIVVVYFAYSFGSLYGEVTGFVGGLLHDAISNSPLGLLAFPKMALGYIIGFFGRSIFKENLFTVFLLIFFASIAKGVITLILCYLFHQGSLSSITSIILPESFYNALLSPPLFFLFDKIFEQELSREGR
- the mreC gene encoding rod shape-determining protein MreC yields the protein MDFFIKHKTIVLFILFSLFCFISLSLQSSGVTNVVEGAGNAVIFPFQKFYHAVQTNISLLWSGFSQLRNAQEELEKTRLRLQQYESVAEELEEIKRENEQLRNLLGLKQRLKYDTVLATIISKDPDNWFRTIIINRGSSDGIEVNMPVVAFFGDEKAIVGKIIEVRGSISRILPIISPDLKIGVVFQESRYPGLLSGYSAIGKLCVIDYVDKTATIKPGDIVITSGQGGVFPQGLLVGVAVKSFPSESGAFQRVLVKPYINFDLIENVVVIKKEPDKEILKLIQDESQL
- a CDS encoding rod shape-determining protein, coding for MIFDSVYSLFSNDMGIDLGTANTLVHVKGQGIVLSEPSVVAVQTSTGKVLAVGHEAKRMLGRTPGDIVAIRPMKDGVIADFETVEKMIRYFIQKVHKRTTLVRPRVVIGVPSGITEVEKRAVRESAEQAGAREIYLIEEALAAAIGANIPIHEPAGHMIVDIGGGTTEIAVISLGGMVIADSVRIAGDEFDEAIIKYMRTQYNLVIGERMAEDVKFRLGNAFPEKKIETMELKGRDAISGLPRTLEIDSTEIRKALKEPVDQILDAIKHTLERTPPELAADIVERGIVLSGGGSLLKGLDKYISKETGVPVIRAENPLTCVVMGAGKFLEEIKNLYRSNLK
- a CDS encoding tetratricopeptide repeat protein produces the protein MYYRYKSKQRKKITTKWVVNILLIIAAVYVVHQYHQYIFFWKYTINKLQEKIEIASKQPDITIRQQQLKDLCNAAYKYAESNPLSSDAYYLLGESYCNYAYSLLNKPIYSLYDESVLQNFSANIRQYFLLSVKAINKGIALGGRSSIDDNTRVVQAASLYLSGYYPINEIYTIIQKVSNIQKLSLHNIRMYSLIAIKSGHYEEGIELVKSKGISDNIEGRMFLAASYLYANQQSNAIIQYRNILQNSRDNTIIKEVHIELGKIFYRKGVYDQSLEHLNAALQIDAHDVQCKLWLGKVYSAVGNVSQAKALWSEVLLLDSENAEAKRLLGIM
- a CDS encoding class I SAM-dependent methyltransferase; amino-acid sequence: MPSFKIIEQAIQKRKHLFKSNQTNAFRLFNSAGDNCEGLIIDYYNGFVLLQLYDSSLYQDYLKLCNDCKKILNSIHIPVNGILLKDRTKVNDPQQIINLRTSILVDGNLPPDNFAIKQNNIAAYVDLIHGQNTGVFLDMRKVRETMVNYYQNGGRLCNLFCYTGLFSVHSLKNGLQYAVNVDISQTVLNRAKQNYVLNDIQFDLRDFIKLDCRQYLKKQVKQKVHFDFVIFDPPTFSRNKKQNFSVKAHYRDYLSFIDTIAQGGYALTTINAVSLSVQDYRSLHPHHWKLEFLEHEPEDFPFKNQPYLKAGLWKIP
- the eda gene encoding bifunctional 4-hydroxy-2-oxoglutarate aldolase/2-dehydro-3-deoxy-phosphogluconate aldolase — protein: MQFNLTVPVIPIGIFSDSSKIVTIAKILHQHGINCIEVTLRTPQAIECITALKKSFPQMVIGAGSVLNQDDFKAAIDAGAAFIVSPSISDSLIELSHRFTDIQYIPGFTTPTELSHALQLGCTMLKFFPAEYAGGVKYLKAITEPFVKYSFSIIPTGGIMPSGIKQYLSIPNVIACGMSYIVDSALIDASDFHALENRIKETLDSITR
- a CDS encoding VOC family protein, with translation MIVIENVDHIGVTVSDLDRAIEFYSDLFDFEVVERASNASEAYIKVGDILIKLAEVKDYKAPENSKSHICFYIDEEDFDDALDELEEKNIPIVFGPENIRKGRLVVFTDPDGNKIELRYPRLSL
- the glmS gene encoding glutamine--fructose-6-phosphate transaminase (isomerizing); the protein is MCGIVGYIGNKNVAEVLINGLRRLEYRGYDSVGIAALNNKLIVQKQKGKVSELNDILNYDEFKNFNVGIGHTRWATHGEPNDVNAHPHTDCNGEIALVHNGIIENYAAIKKILIQHDHTIKSETDTEVLVHLIEYYHQTMPLVDAVQKTLTKVEGTYGIVVISKKEPDKIVAARNGSPLIIGVGDGEMIVASDASAIVEHTRNVIYVSDGEIIEITKNGVKTFDLKKQAVEKHTDKIDWDIADIEKQGFAHFMLKEIFEQPETIQNAFRGRILLDEGKTRLDGLRLTEDELNAIRRIIFIACGTSWHAGLIGEYLIEEYARIPVEVEYASEFRYRSPILDKGDLVIVISQSGETADTLAALREAKARGVKVLGITNVVGSTIARESDGGVYIHAGPEIGVASTKAFTSQITVLILLTFYLARRKYMTADAGREFLQELINAPQHVKQILDKNDEIKKIAQLYKDHRNFLYLGRGIQFPVALEGALKLKEISYIHAEGYPAAEMKHGPIALIDENMPVVFIAIKDEVYQKVISNMQEVKARKGKIIAIATEGDEDIEKYADHVLYVPGTRKIVSPLLTVIPLQLLAYHIAVLRGCNVDQPRNLAKSVTVE
- a CDS encoding 4Fe-4S binding protein, translating into MAYKITEECTMCGTCAAECPSQAISEGKDRYVIDQDACTECGTCVDVCPAEAIVEV